The following proteins are co-located in the Pontiella agarivorans genome:
- a CDS encoding metal ABC transporter solute-binding protein, Zn/Mn family — protein sequence MKGPILILASLLLAGCSPKQTAETEHPTVFVSIPPQAGILKTLVGDTMEIRTLVGEGQSPHSYEPTARQLAALGDANMLFTVGVPFEEALLKKIRPLYPDLPIIETDDAIEKRVMPHAHHGEECSHNHGESDPHIWLSARNVVKMASAMQKKLESSGLANQVQYDALIHTLKILDAETTEKLAPYKAERFYVFHPSFGYFADAYGLVQVPIELDGKSPSPRQLANLIEMAQTDGVKVIFVQKQFPMESARAVADAIGGRVVQLDPLDEDVVANLRQIAEAVVSSYE from the coding sequence ATGAAAGGTCCCATATTAATTCTAGCGTCACTCCTTCTGGCCGGATGCTCCCCGAAACAGACGGCAGAAACCGAACATCCGACGGTATTTGTGAGTATTCCGCCTCAGGCGGGCATTCTTAAAACTCTGGTTGGCGACACCATGGAAATCCGTACGCTGGTAGGCGAAGGTCAATCGCCGCATTCGTATGAACCGACGGCGCGACAGCTGGCGGCGCTGGGCGATGCGAATATGCTGTTTACGGTGGGTGTCCCATTTGAAGAAGCCTTGTTGAAAAAAATTCGGCCGCTTTATCCTGATCTTCCAATCATTGAAACCGATGATGCAATTGAAAAACGGGTGATGCCGCATGCGCATCATGGCGAGGAGTGCTCGCATAACCACGGCGAAAGCGATCCGCATATCTGGCTGAGTGCGCGTAATGTGGTGAAGATGGCTTCCGCCATGCAGAAAAAACTTGAATCTTCGGGCTTGGCGAATCAGGTACAATATGACGCGCTGATCCACACCTTGAAAATTCTCGATGCGGAAACGACTGAAAAACTGGCCCCGTATAAAGCGGAGCGGTTTTATGTATTCCATCCCTCTTTCGGCTATTTTGCGGATGCCTATGGTCTGGTGCAGGTGCCGATTGAGCTCGACGGGAAATCGCCTTCGCCGCGCCAACTGGCGAATCTGATCGAAATGGCCCAGACCGATGGTGTGAAGGTGATTTTTGTTCAAAAGCAGTTTCCTATGGAGAGTGCGCGGGCTGTCGCGGATGCCATCGGCGGCCGTGTGGTTCAGTTGGATCCTCTGGACGAAGATGTGGTTGCCAACCTCCGCCAAATAGCCGAAGCTGTTGTTTCTTCATATGAATGA
- a CDS encoding metal ABC transporter ATP-binding protein: MSIPIHIENLNFSYGPVAVLENANVSIGEREFISVVGPNGGGKTTLLKIMLGLLEPQSGSVSIFGKTPDLGRKWIGYLPQYANLDAKFPVTALDVVLMGRLGKTRSFGFYSKTDREAARAMLARVGLNKQENRPLSALSGGQQQRVLIARALVSEPKLLLLDEPTSSLDDYVEQELYDLLQELNKELTIIVVSHDVAYVSRYVEKVVCVNREVHIHPVSEVDENIIHDMYGEHVHAVRHDQEHDNG; encoded by the coding sequence ATGAGTATTCCCATCCATATTGAAAACCTGAATTTTTCCTACGGCCCGGTGGCGGTACTGGAAAACGCCAATGTGTCTATCGGGGAGAGAGAATTCATTTCAGTGGTCGGTCCGAACGGTGGCGGCAAAACAACCCTGCTGAAAATTATGCTGGGTTTACTGGAACCGCAGTCGGGCTCTGTTTCAATCTTTGGAAAAACGCCGGATCTGGGCCGGAAGTGGATCGGTTATCTGCCGCAGTATGCCAACCTGGATGCCAAATTTCCTGTGACGGCGCTGGATGTGGTGCTGATGGGCCGGCTGGGTAAGACCCGCAGTTTCGGCTTTTATTCCAAAACCGATCGCGAGGCCGCACGAGCCATGCTGGCACGCGTTGGACTCAATAAGCAGGAAAATCGCCCGCTTTCTGCACTTTCAGGCGGCCAACAGCAACGCGTGCTGATTGCGCGCGCGCTGGTGTCTGAACCGAAACTCTTGCTGCTCGATGAACCCACATCCAGTCTGGATGACTATGTGGAGCAGGAACTCTACGATCTTTTGCAGGAACTGAACAAAGAGCTGACGATCATTGTGGTTTCGCACGATGTCGCCTATGTCTCGCGCTATGTGGAAAAAGTCGTCTGTGTGAACCGGGAGGTACATATCCATCCGGTTTCTGAAGTTGATGAAAACATTATTCACGACATGTACGGGGAACACGTCCACGCCGTCCGTCACGATCAGGAGCACGATAATGGCTGA
- a CDS encoding metal ABC transporter permease, with amino-acid sequence MAEFFQALLRHSFLQHALIAGLLVSISCGIVGTYVVTRRITYLAGGIAHCVLGGMGFARYMQVVHDWQFMTPMLGALIAALLAAFIIGWVNMKAKERIDTVISAFWGLGMAIGILFIAKTPGYGEDLMAYLFGNILLVTSRDLLAIAGLDLFIAGIALLFHKQFVAVCFDEEFARLRGINTQFFYFLMLALTALTVVLMVSIVGIVMVIVMLTLPAAIAGRFCRRMGSMMALATGLCAVLTFCGLGLSYGPDLPAGATIIVLTGIAYLLALCIKKR; translated from the coding sequence ATGGCTGAGTTTTTCCAGGCCCTGCTTCGGCACAGCTTTCTGCAGCACGCCCTGATCGCCGGACTGCTCGTCAGCATTTCCTGCGGCATTGTCGGCACCTACGTCGTAACACGGCGCATTACCTATCTGGCCGGCGGCATCGCTCACTGTGTGCTCGGCGGAATGGGATTTGCGCGTTATATGCAGGTGGTGCACGACTGGCAATTCATGACCCCCATGCTCGGTGCGCTGATTGCCGCCCTGCTGGCCGCATTCATCATCGGCTGGGTCAATATGAAAGCGAAAGAACGCATTGATACCGTCATCAGTGCATTCTGGGGGCTGGGCATGGCTATCGGCATCCTGTTTATTGCGAAAACCCCGGGCTACGGAGAAGATCTGATGGCCTATCTTTTCGGCAATATCCTGCTCGTTACCTCCCGTGATCTGCTGGCCATCGCCGGGCTCGACCTCTTTATTGCCGGCATTGCGCTACTCTTCCACAAACAGTTTGTTGCGGTTTGTTTTGACGAGGAGTTTGCGAGGTTGCGCGGTATAAACACCCAGTTTTTCTATTTTCTCATGCTCGCCCTCACCGCGCTGACCGTGGTGCTTATGGTTTCGATTGTCGGCATTGTGATGGTAATCGTCATGCTGACGCTGCCGGCCGCAATTGCCGGACGGTTCTGCCGGCGCATGGGTTCAATGATGGCGCTGGCAACCGGACTCTGCGCAGTGCTGACCTTCTGCGGTCTCGGCCTCAGCTATGGCCCCGACCTTCCGGCCGGTGCCACCATTATCGTCCTCACCGGGATCGCCTATCTGCTGGCACTGTGCATTAAAAAGCGCTGA
- the ppdK gene encoding pyruvate, phosphate dikinase, whose translation MAQKKYVYFYGVSKELTEGDQSMKAVLGGKGANLAEMANANLPVPPGLTITTEACAYYSKTGGKYAPEMEKQLKVQLQKLEKETGKKLGDAKDPLLVSVRSGAAVSMPGMMDTVLNLGLNDKAVLGFIEQCGNERTGWDCYRRFIDMFGDVVMGPYTGLTHHDFEVELEALKKKYKAKEDTDLTAEQLKELTEIYKKVYQNKVKKPFPQDPWEQLDLSIRAVFGSWGSERAEKYRQINKISGLMGTAVNICTMVFGNMGSRSGTGVAFTRDGGTGHSKPMGEYLIDAQGEDVVAGIRTPKHLDDMPNEDDPVWKKAYADLQKIMTRLEKHYKYPQDVEFTVQEGKLYMLQTRNAKRTGLAGVRWAVEMATGQDVFTGEKQPKILNQKEALMTVTGEDLEQLLFPIFDIAAEKKAKTITTALPAGPGAAVGKIMFEADEAEAAIDKNADEKIILVRHETSPEDVGGMWAAQGVLTSTGGMTSHAAVVARGWGKCCICGAGDLKIDYKKKTVTVGKKVFKQGDWLSLNGSTGMVYEGQIPTQVSPVVSAVVDGKASAKKDPIFKMYEQISKWSDTNRKMNVRTNADSPADSAAARAFGAEGIGLCRTEHMFFEGDRIWAIREFILADDEKARKAALAKLLKHQQKDFEGIFKAMDGLPVTVRLLDPPLHEFVPHTKKDQQEMAKRLGVPAKKVTERVKELHEFNPMLGHRGCRLSITYPELCVMQTKAIIGAACKVAKLKKPVKVLPEIMIPLIGTKAELDFLEKIVRENAEEIIAKTDSKVKYMVGTMIEIPRAALTADEVAETAEFFSFGTNDLTQMTFGYSRDDIGSFLPDYLGEKILPADPFQTLDQTGVGQLVKIGVERGRETRPGLKCGICGEHGGDPESVKFCAKAGLNYVSCSPYRVPIARLAAAQAAIKG comes from the coding sequence ATGGCTCAGAAGAAATATGTCTACTTCTACGGAGTTTCCAAAGAACTCACGGAAGGCGACCAAAGCATGAAAGCGGTTCTCGGCGGCAAAGGGGCAAACCTCGCTGAGATGGCAAACGCCAATCTTCCGGTTCCTCCCGGGCTCACTATTACCACAGAAGCCTGTGCCTATTATTCCAAGACCGGCGGAAAATATGCGCCGGAAATGGAAAAGCAGCTGAAAGTCCAGTTGCAGAAACTGGAAAAAGAGACGGGGAAAAAACTGGGTGATGCCAAGGATCCGTTGCTGGTGTCCGTACGTTCCGGTGCGGCGGTTTCGATGCCGGGCATGATGGATACTGTGCTGAATCTGGGTTTGAATGATAAGGCGGTACTGGGTTTTATTGAGCAGTGTGGCAACGAACGTACCGGCTGGGACTGCTATCGCCGCTTCATCGATATGTTCGGCGATGTGGTAATGGGTCCGTATACCGGCCTGACTCACCACGATTTTGAAGTGGAACTTGAAGCGCTGAAGAAAAAATACAAAGCCAAGGAAGATACCGACCTGACGGCGGAGCAGCTGAAAGAGCTGACGGAAATCTATAAAAAGGTTTACCAGAACAAAGTTAAAAAACCGTTTCCGCAGGATCCGTGGGAACAGCTCGACCTTTCCATTCGTGCCGTATTTGGCTCCTGGGGTTCCGAGCGTGCTGAAAAATATCGTCAGATCAATAAGATCTCCGGTCTGATGGGCACGGCGGTGAATATCTGCACCATGGTTTTCGGTAACATGGGTTCCCGATCCGGAACGGGAGTGGCGTTCACGCGTGATGGCGGAACCGGCCACAGCAAACCGATGGGCGAATATCTGATCGATGCACAGGGGGAAGACGTTGTTGCCGGCATCCGGACACCGAAGCACCTCGATGATATGCCGAATGAAGATGATCCGGTTTGGAAAAAAGCCTACGCGGATCTGCAGAAAATTATGACGCGCCTGGAAAAACATTATAAATATCCGCAGGACGTCGAGTTCACGGTGCAGGAGGGCAAGCTCTACATGCTGCAGACCCGTAATGCAAAACGTACCGGTCTGGCGGGGGTACGCTGGGCCGTTGAAATGGCTACCGGGCAGGATGTCTTCACCGGTGAAAAACAGCCCAAAATTCTGAATCAGAAAGAAGCGCTGATGACTGTGACTGGCGAAGACCTTGAACAGCTTTTGTTCCCGATCTTTGACATCGCGGCAGAGAAAAAAGCCAAAACGATTACCACAGCCCTTCCGGCAGGGCCGGGGGCCGCTGTGGGTAAAATTATGTTCGAGGCCGATGAGGCCGAAGCGGCTATCGACAAAAATGCCGATGAAAAGATCATTCTTGTTCGCCACGAAACCAGTCCGGAAGATGTGGGCGGCATGTGGGCGGCACAGGGCGTACTCACCTCTACCGGCGGGATGACGTCGCACGCTGCCGTTGTTGCACGCGGCTGGGGGAAATGCTGCATCTGCGGTGCCGGTGACCTCAAGATTGATTACAAAAAGAAAACGGTTACGGTTGGTAAAAAAGTATTCAAGCAGGGGGACTGGCTCTCGCTGAATGGTTCCACCGGGATGGTTTATGAAGGTCAGATTCCGACTCAGGTCAGTCCGGTGGTTTCGGCGGTTGTGGATGGTAAAGCTTCTGCCAAAAAAGATCCGATCTTCAAAATGTACGAACAGATCTCCAAATGGTCCGATACCAACCGGAAGATGAATGTCCGTACTAACGCCGACTCTCCGGCAGACTCCGCGGCGGCCCGTGCATTCGGCGCCGAAGGAATCGGTCTTTGCCGTACCGAGCATATGTTCTTCGAAGGGGATCGCATCTGGGCTATTCGCGAATTTATTCTGGCGGATGACGAAAAAGCCCGGAAAGCCGCGCTGGCCAAACTGCTGAAGCATCAGCAGAAAGATTTTGAAGGCATCTTCAAAGCCATGGACGGCCTGCCGGTAACGGTACGCCTGCTCGACCCGCCGCTGCATGAATTTGTTCCGCATACCAAAAAAGATCAGCAGGAAATGGCCAAGCGCCTCGGCGTTCCGGCCAAAAAAGTGACCGAACGTGTGAAGGAACTTCACGAATTCAACCCGATGCTCGGCCATCGCGGTTGCCGCCTGTCGATTACGTATCCGGAGCTCTGTGTCATGCAGACCAAAGCCATCATCGGTGCCGCCTGCAAAGTCGCTAAGCTCAAGAAGCCGGTCAAAGTCCTCCCGGAAATCATGATTCCGCTCATCGGAACCAAAGCCGAGCTGGACTTCCTTGAAAAAATTGTTCGAGAGAATGCCGAGGAAATTATCGCGAAAACTGATTCTAAAGTGAAATATATGGTCGGTACCATGATAGAAATTCCCCGCGCTGCGCTTACCGCAGATGAAGTGGCGGAAACTGCAGAATTCTTCAGTTTCGGAACCAACGATCTGACGCAGATGACCTTCGGCTACAGCCGGGACGACATTGGATCCTTCCTGCCGGACTATCTTGGCGAAAAGATCCTTCCGGCCGACCCGTTCCAGACGCTGGATCAGACGGGTGTCGGTCAGCTTGTAAAAATTGGGGTTGAGCGTGGTCGCGAAACTCGCCCGGGCCTCAAGTGCGGTATCTGCGGCGAACACGGGGGGGATCCGGAAAGTGTGAAATTCTGCGCGAAAGCCGGGCTTAACTATGTGAGCTGCTCTCCGTACCGCGTGCCGATTGCTCGTCTGGCTGCGGCACAGGCTGCAATCAAAGGCTAA
- a CDS encoding prepilin-type N-terminal cleavage/methylation domain-containing protein codes for MRNPPFQSKSAFTLAELLVVIMIIGIMSAITLPMLSGITGQSRLEAATNALHSAAKLARQHAVTHKEPAYLIFHDDITDPELAYRSYAVFAIDISSPPVTQDDGYFVKDWERLPEGILIDPDANPSENLFEIGNDPWDGALNKNNELKIDGTTYITLGFKPTGEIAAASHHIHLAAGTVINGRPEIFNPCPGKQIHFTTFGKSLILDTVYGENDGDFQLLGETAE; via the coding sequence ATGCGGAATCCCCCTTTCCAATCCAAGAGCGCCTTCACGCTGGCCGAACTGCTGGTCGTTATCATGATCATCGGCATCATGTCGGCCATTACACTGCCGATGCTCTCGGGCATTACCGGTCAGAGCAGATTGGAAGCCGCCACCAACGCCCTGCACTCCGCCGCCAAGCTTGCGCGCCAGCACGCCGTAACGCACAAAGAACCCGCCTATCTCATCTTCCATGACGACATCACCGATCCGGAGCTGGCCTACCGCAGCTACGCCGTTTTCGCCATCGATATCTCCAGCCCGCCGGTCACACAGGACGACGGCTATTTTGTCAAAGACTGGGAGCGGCTCCCCGAAGGCATTCTTATCGACCCGGATGCCAATCCCTCTGAAAATCTTTTCGAAATCGGGAACGATCCCTGGGACGGTGCGCTCAATAAAAACAACGAACTCAAAATCGACGGCACCACCTACATCACCCTCGGTTTCAAACCGACCGGAGAGATCGCCGCCGCCAGTCACCACATCCATCTCGCCGCCGGAACGGTCATCAACGGCCGACCCGAAATTTTCAACCCCTGCCCCGGCAAACAGATCCATTTTACAACCTTTGGGAAAAGCCTCATTCTGGATACCGTCTACGGAGAAAACGACGGCGATTTTCAACTCCTGGGAGAAACTGCAGAATGA
- a CDS encoding type IV pilus modification PilV family protein, whose amino-acid sequence MKKSGFTLMEILLALLVISIGVVSIIGLLVSTLDTNHRTRDDLNTVSFSDLVLNHLHAKNWKALNALPGSFSLLDYDGTAVDIETGRIARFTSFAEGRDGNAAERFTVTYKLDLAQDRNSITAELQVWPGYTAEGNPRIFQTRIYNWRKE is encoded by the coding sequence ATGAAAAAGTCCGGTTTCACCCTCATGGAAATTCTGCTCGCCCTGCTCGTCATCAGCATCGGCGTCGTCAGCATCATCGGTCTGCTCGTCTCCACCCTCGACACCAATCACCGCACCCGCGACGATCTGAATACCGTCAGTTTTTCCGACCTCGTCCTCAATCATCTCCATGCCAAAAACTGGAAGGCGCTGAACGCCCTCCCCGGTTCATTTTCTCTGCTCGACTACGACGGAACAGCCGTTGATATAGAAACCGGCCGTATCGCCCGTTTCACCTCCTTCGCGGAAGGCCGTGACGGCAATGCCGCCGAACGCTTCACCGTCACCTATAAACTCGATCTCGCGCAGGACCGGAACAGCATTACCGCAGAGCTGCAGGTCTGGCCCGGCTACACCGCCGAAGGTAACCCGCGTATATTCCAGACGCGAATTTACAACTGGAGGAAAGAATAA
- a CDS encoding PulJ/GspJ family protein, whose protein sequence is MPPRSSRRGFTLLELMVSLVILSLVVLMISRIFTTSTSAVTRGGDDALLDEAARFVLDNLQTDISQALVRTNAPFRVDSVSVGDALYFVSTATRRQILGTPRDLAPVQIRSKQSLDLVSALNRCVVFEYIANVQTGTQTARKNLIRQSGYYNGTKPDFRSDREYTEELKDADGLTAQAVLTFMNFRINGNESNAPQPRFVDVIIGLSSARDMRQAMRIYATRGNDETEHFLATHEQVYTRRIYLPNLGTSLLEFE, encoded by the coding sequence ATGCCGCCCCGCTCCTCCCGCCGCGGATTCACCCTGCTCGAATTGATGGTATCGCTCGTCATTCTGAGCCTCGTAGTCTTGATGATTTCCCGCATTTTCACCACCAGCACCTCAGCAGTCACACGCGGTGGCGATGATGCATTGCTCGATGAAGCAGCCCGCTTCGTGCTCGACAATCTGCAGACCGACATCAGTCAGGCTCTGGTCCGCACCAACGCCCCTTTCCGCGTTGATTCCGTTTCCGTCGGTGACGCCCTCTACTTTGTCTCCACCGCCACCCGTCGCCAGATCCTCGGCACACCGCGCGATCTCGCACCCGTTCAGATCCGTTCAAAACAAAGCCTCGATCTGGTTTCGGCTCTTAACCGATGCGTTGTTTTTGAATATATCGCCAACGTGCAGACCGGCACCCAAACAGCACGTAAAAATCTGATCCGGCAATCCGGATATTACAACGGCACAAAACCCGATTTTCGTTCGGACCGGGAATATACCGAAGAACTCAAAGACGCAGACGGCCTCACCGCACAGGCGGTGCTCACCTTCATGAATTTCCGCATCAACGGCAATGAATCCAACGCCCCCCAGCCCCGCTTTGTTGATGTCATCATCGGGTTGTCCTCCGCCAGAGATATGCGGCAGGCCATGCGTATTTACGCAACGCGCGGCAATGACGAAACTGAACATTTTCTCGCCACCCACGAACAGGTTTATACCCGCAGAATATATCTCCCGAACCTTGGAACTTCCCTGCTGGAGTTTGAATGA
- a CDS encoding polyprenyl synthetase family protein: MITDYLKERQAQVDRAIEQLLPAKDVRPALLHEAMRYSVLNGGKRIRPILAIAAAEALGKTAEDVIKPAVSVELYHCSTLIHDDLPCMDDDDLRRGQPTCHIQYGEANAVLAGDALMIMAFELLAEFGNAQLGLELARAAGSRGVIAGQVEDLAAEGKAPNADLVEFIHLNKTAILIQASVRMGAIAAGANEKELDRLSRFGRKIGLAFQIADDILDETSSDDVLGKPTGSDTEQHKMTYPAVHGMDAAQTRVRALTFDAIAALMDLNRDTSALKSIAEFLMNRTF; this comes from the coding sequence ATGATTACCGATTACCTGAAAGAAAGACAGGCGCAGGTCGACCGCGCTATCGAACAGCTGCTTCCCGCAAAAGATGTCCGCCCCGCCCTGCTGCACGAGGCCATGCGCTACAGCGTACTCAACGGCGGCAAACGCATCCGCCCGATCCTCGCCATCGCAGCAGCCGAAGCCCTTGGAAAAACGGCCGAAGATGTCATAAAACCGGCGGTCTCCGTGGAACTCTACCACTGCTCCACACTGATCCACGACGATCTCCCCTGTATGGACGACGATGATCTGCGCCGGGGGCAACCCACCTGCCATATCCAATACGGCGAAGCCAATGCCGTACTGGCCGGCGATGCCCTCATGATTATGGCCTTTGAACTGCTGGCAGAATTCGGCAATGCGCAACTGGGCCTTGAACTCGCCCGCGCCGCCGGCTCACGCGGCGTAATTGCCGGACAGGTGGAAGACCTCGCCGCGGAAGGCAAAGCCCCCAATGCGGATCTCGTCGAATTTATTCACCTGAACAAAACCGCCATTCTCATTCAGGCCTCGGTCCGCATGGGAGCCATCGCTGCCGGGGCCAATGAAAAAGAGCTGGATCGACTCAGCCGGTTCGGCCGGAAAATCGGTCTGGCCTTTCAGATTGCCGACGATATTCTCGACGAAACTTCCAGCGACGACGTGCTGGGCAAGCCCACCGGTTCCGATACCGAACAGCATAAAATGACCTATCCCGCCGTCCACGGCATGGATGCAGCCCAGACTCGTGTGCGTGCGCTGACGTTTGATGCTATCGCCGCGCTGATGGATCTCAACCGTGACACCAGCGCCCTGAAAAGCATTGCCGAGTTTTTGATGAACCGGACCTTTTAG
- a CDS encoding sugar-binding domain-containing protein yields MKLGLTAAMAMGMAGWIAHGGEGQNFSNGWKFLPGDVPSAKNAAFDDSAWRELDLPHDWSVEYSFTTNHAGGCTAFLPGGIGWYRKTFEVSAAEKGQIFRIDFDGVYNNSEVWINGHYLGKRPFGYIPFSYELTEYLNYGGKNTVAVRVDRSAYLDCRWYPGSGIYRDVKWVAHGPVHIEQYGVFVTTRGDRVQVDVTLKNRMNAAEPVLLKVDLQDAAGKSVGFQTLEMDLAAGAPAVGTLAFTVGNPERWEPDHPYLYRAEVEVVSGDRVLDRATTGFGIRDIYNDPDKGFFLNGEHMRIKGVCLHHDGGAVGAAVPDAVWERRLRYLKEAGCNAIRTAHNPPSEAFLDLCDRMGFLVQDEAFDEWFNPKDKRHNFNAKDVDDLTRGYSEEFGDWAERDIKAMVLRDRNHPSIIQWSIGNEIEWTYAGYSDATGYWDKENEVSYYWDLPPFSAEEIRERFSVSQKRQGEHILAEQAADLSRWIKELDTTRPVTANMVMPSVSHFSGYADALDVVGYSYRTVLNEWGHEHYPEKMICGTENWVQWEEWKSVLENEHIAGVFLWTGIDYLGESRDWPKRSTASGMLNTAGFRKPRYWFFKTFWKEDEPLVYIAAQPQADSNYLLKNDEVVENPENPRDKKWWWPEVSNHWNFEVGEPVYIELYSNCEENELFLNGKSLGVRKLADHEDRLLKWIVPFEEGSLKAVGRNNGQVAAIKTLHTAAEAVAVRLKLDKKTLRADGRDAVHCVAEVVDEKGRSVRHRTHRVRFSVEGDARNIGVDNGNSSSVQDFQSDRCETDQGRVLMMLQAGKTKGDIVVNASVDGLKGATVRIQQQ; encoded by the coding sequence GTGAAGCTTGGGCTGACGGCGGCAATGGCGATGGGTATGGCAGGATGGATTGCTCATGGTGGGGAAGGTCAGAACTTTTCCAACGGCTGGAAATTTCTGCCGGGCGATGTGCCGTCAGCAAAAAATGCGGCGTTCGATGATTCGGCGTGGCGAGAGCTCGATCTTCCGCACGACTGGAGTGTGGAATATTCCTTTACCACTAATCATGCCGGGGGCTGCACGGCCTTTCTGCCGGGCGGTATCGGCTGGTATCGAAAAACATTCGAAGTCTCTGCGGCGGAAAAAGGACAGATTTTCCGGATCGATTTTGACGGGGTTTATAATAATTCAGAGGTCTGGATTAACGGGCATTATCTGGGGAAACGGCCGTTCGGCTATATTCCGTTCAGTTACGAGCTGACGGAATATTTAAACTATGGCGGAAAAAATACCGTTGCCGTTCGGGTGGATCGCTCCGCCTATCTGGATTGCCGGTGGTATCCGGGATCCGGGATTTACCGCGATGTGAAATGGGTTGCTCACGGCCCGGTCCATATCGAGCAGTACGGCGTTTTTGTGACGACCCGGGGCGACCGCGTTCAGGTTGACGTTACGCTGAAGAACCGTATGAATGCAGCAGAACCGGTTCTGCTGAAAGTCGATCTGCAGGATGCCGCAGGGAAATCCGTCGGTTTCCAGACGCTGGAAATGGATCTGGCGGCTGGAGCTCCGGCCGTTGGAACGCTGGCGTTTACTGTCGGGAATCCTGAACGGTGGGAGCCTGACCATCCGTATCTTTACCGGGCGGAAGTTGAAGTGGTTTCGGGAGACCGGGTGCTGGATAGAGCAACGACGGGTTTCGGGATACGCGATATTTACAACGATCCGGACAAAGGCTTTTTTCTGAATGGAGAACACATGCGGATTAAAGGGGTTTGTCTGCATCATGACGGGGGCGCCGTGGGCGCAGCAGTTCCGGATGCCGTGTGGGAACGTCGTCTTCGTTATCTGAAGGAGGCGGGCTGTAATGCCATTCGAACGGCGCATAACCCGCCGTCGGAAGCTTTTCTGGATCTGTGCGACCGCATGGGATTTCTGGTGCAGGATGAAGCATTTGATGAATGGTTTAATCCAAAAGACAAACGCCATAATTTCAATGCAAAAGATGTGGATGATTTAACGCGCGGGTATTCGGAGGAGTTCGGTGACTGGGCCGAGCGGGATATCAAAGCCATGGTGCTGCGCGACCGGAATCATCCGTCCATTATCCAGTGGAGCATCGGCAACGAAATTGAGTGGACCTATGCAGGGTATTCCGATGCCACGGGCTATTGGGATAAAGAGAACGAGGTGAGCTACTACTGGGATCTTCCGCCGTTTTCGGCAGAGGAAATCCGGGAGCGCTTTTCCGTTTCGCAGAAGCGTCAGGGAGAACACATTCTGGCGGAGCAGGCGGCCGATCTGTCGCGCTGGATTAAGGAACTCGATACCACCCGTCCGGTAACGGCGAATATGGTGATGCCTTCGGTGAGTCATTTTTCGGGATATGCCGATGCGCTGGATGTGGTGGGTTACAGTTACCGCACGGTGCTCAATGAATGGGGGCATGAACACTATCCGGAAAAAATGATCTGCGGCACCGAAAACTGGGTGCAGTGGGAAGAGTGGAAAAGTGTGCTGGAAAATGAGCATATTGCCGGAGTCTTTCTCTGGACAGGAATTGATTATCTCGGTGAATCGCGCGACTGGCCGAAACGTTCTACCGCAAGCGGGATGCTGAATACCGCCGGATTCCGCAAACCGCGCTACTGGTTTTTCAAGACCTTCTGGAAAGAAGATGAGCCGCTGGTTTACATTGCCGCTCAGCCGCAGGCCGATTCCAACTATCTGCTGAAGAATGACGAGGTTGTTGAGAATCCGGAAAATCCGCGCGATAAAAAGTGGTGGTGGCCGGAGGTTTCCAACCATTGGAATTTTGAAGTCGGCGAGCCGGTTTATATTGAGCTCTATTCCAACTGTGAGGAGAATGAACTGTTTCTAAACGGTAAATCGCTGGGCGTTCGGAAACTGGCGGATCATGAAGATCGTCTGCTGAAATGGATTGTTCCGTTTGAAGAAGGATCGCTGAAAGCGGTTGGACGAAACAATGGACAGGTTGCGGCGATTAAGACGCTGCACACGGCCGCTGAAGCTGTTGCGGTTCGGCTGAAGCTGGATAAGAAAACGCTGCGTGCCGATGGACGGGATGCGGTGCATTGTGTGGCTGAAGTCGTCGATGAAAAAGGGCGGTCGGTTCGGCACCGGACGCACAGGGTCAGATTTTCCGTAGAGGGCGATGCCCGCAATATCGGTGTCGACAATGGAAACTCCTCAAGTGTGCAGGATTTCCAGTCCGACCGCTGTGAAACCGATCAGGGCCGCGTACTGATGATGCTGCAGGCCGGAAAAACAAAAGGCGATATTGTGGTTAATGCTTCTGTTGACGGATTAAAGGGTGCAACGGTTCGTATTCAACAGCAGTAG